The DNA region TGGCGCGCGAGGGCAGACAGCGCGTCCTCCAGCATCTGCACGGAGGTGCGCTCGCCCCAGCCGTAGAAGCCGTGCGGCGCCACCAGCGTGTTCCATGCCTCGCGCAGCGCCCGGACGTCTGGCGGGAGGCTCTCCGGCTTGCGGTGCTCGCGCAGCTCCAGCCCCATGTCACGCTGCGCCTGCGTGACACCGCGCCGCGCGCCCCTCCTCTTCCCGGCAGAGGGAGGGGGAGGAGGCCGTGAATTGTCGGCTGTCACGCTGTCACGCTGGGCGTCACGCTGCCGTTGGAGCCGCTTCCTAAGCGTCGCAGGCTTCGGAAATTCTTCGGCTTTCCCCTCCCCCCCTCCCCCCTCCTTCTGCTGCGTCACGCTGACTGTCACGCTGCTGGAGGGGGTGTCACGCTGACTGTCACGCTGCGCCAGCGTGACGGGGTTGGAGCGCTGCGTGACAAGCGAGACGGCGGGCGTGGCGAGAGGCGCGGCAGCCAGGGGCTGTGCAGGGCGCGCGCCAGCCCACGGGGCCAGCAGTGCGATGGCCTGGCGCCAGCCGTGGTCGACGCCGGCCGCGTAGCTCTCCGCGCGCAGCCGGGACTCGCGCTCCACCAGCAGCTGCGCGCGCAGCTCCGCCACCTGCTGCTGGGCGCAGGGGCATGCCTCGGCGAAGAAGTCAGGCGGCAAGCCCGGGTCCTCGCCGCACGCGCGGGCGCCACTCCCCGGAGGGGGAATCACCTGCTGGGCCTGCGCCTCGGAGACGAGCTGGCCGCTCAACAGGCGCACCATGCCCGGCGGCACCTCGGACTCCGGCGGCGTGAGGGGGTTGCAGGCGGGCATGACTACGGCACCTCAAGGTGAACGGGCACAGAAGGAAGAAGGGGCGACGGCGCGCAGCAGCACGCGGGGAGGACGGGCTGGTTGCGGCACCCGGCGCGGTACAGGGCGCCGTGCAGGCACGTGGGCCACTCGCCCGGGTGGGCAGCGCGGACGCGCTCGGTGGGGGCCGTGGGCGCATGCGGCGCCAAGGCGCCGAGCTCGGTGACGTCCTCGCCGAGTCGGGGCGCGCCGCACACCGTGCAGAGGGAGGCGCGGAGGAGGCACCGGCTCATGCGGCACCTCCAAGAAGGACAGCCAGGGGGAGTCCACGGAGCGGCTCATCCGCGGGCGCAAGGCAGTGAGGGCTGAGCCAGATGCGCTCGCGCAGCGCGTTCTCGTGGTTGCCGCGCGCGGCCGCGTACCCACCCGGCGCCTTCCATGCGACGCAGCGCCAGCTCGCGGGCATCCCGTGCTCACCCTCGTAGCCGCACAGGGCGATGCGCAGCCGGGGGTTGTCCCCGTTGGCCAGGGCCCACTCACGCACCCGGTGGGCCACCTGCAGGTCTTCCTCCGCGTAGATGCTCGGGTCCCGGTCGGCCGCGTCCGAGTACGGCGGGTCCAGCAGCACGCCCGTCACGCCAATCCGCTCGGTGACGTTGGGTGAGAGGACTCGGCTCCAATCGCCACAGCAGACGCGCACGTGGCGCAGGCGCTCGGCCAGGGCCTGCATCCACGCCAAGACGCCCCCGCGCTTCCCGCTCGCGAGGACGCCGCGCCCGGTGGCGCCGCTGTCTCCCTTCAACATGGGAATCTGCTGGGACAGGCCGTGCACACCCTTCCCGCCGCGAGCGAGGCTCGGCCGCTTCGCCCACGTGGCCGACTCGGAGAGGCTCTGCACCCGGCGCGCGTGGACGCTGCTGCTGTTGAGGCTCGGGCGCTGGGCATGCTCGGACGTCGACGTCCCGCGCACGGAGAGTTGGTGGATGCCCCGTCCCGGCTTGTCGAGCATCGGCCGCTTCGAGTACTCGGACGTCGCGATGCCGCACGTCTTCTCGGCGCCGGACGAGGCCTGCTCCTCCCATGCGGGCTGCGAGCACCAGCCGCTGCCAATCCACTGGCAGATGCCCCACACCCACCAGCCGGCCACCTTCGCGTCGAAGAAGTCCGGGTCCTGGCGCATCCGCTGGCGGAAGTCCCCCTGGGCCACCAACCACCGGTGCCGGGCGTGCAGGTCCGCCTCGTTGACGGGCCAGTCCGCGTGCCGCGCCACCTCATCCGGCGCGGCGCGGAGCGCCCGCCAGAAGTTGGCCAGGTACGTGTCCAGGTCGTTCACCGTCTCCACGCCGGGCGGCGTGGGACGCGCGAGCAGCACCGCGAGGCTGCCGGCGAACGGCTCCACGTAGTTGGCCACGTCGCCGAAGGCGCTCCACACCAGGTGGGCCGCGCGCGACTTCCCGCCGAACCAACCCCCCAGGGGAAAGGCGCACGCAGCACCCTTCCCCCAGTCACACCTCCAATCCCGCCGCTCATGGCGCCCTCTGTGCGCACAGTCGATGCGCGTGTGATGTTGAAATGCCGAACTCGGTGGAGATGTCCTTGAGTCGCGCGCCCGCGGCACGCCGCGCTCTCACCGCGAGGACCTGCTCCTCGGTGAGCAGCGCTCGCCCCACCCGCCACTCACCCGCGCGAGCCTTCTTGCTCCACGGACGCACGCGACCGTTCGCGTAGGAGTGCTGGATGTTCCCGGCCCCGGTGACGACCTCGAGGTTCGACGGGCGGTTGTTCCTCTTGTCGAGGTCCCGGTGGTTGATTTGCATGTCCGCCGGCACAGGCCCGACGAGAGACGCATAGACAAGCCTGTGGGCCATCACCTGCACGAGCCCCTGTCCGGGAACATGGAGCGTCACGCGCAAGTAGCCGTTGCCGCTCTTGTTCTCCGCGCGGCGCGGGGCAAC from Myxococcus guangdongensis includes:
- a CDS encoding HNH endonuclease signature motif containing protein, coding for MLRIDADGQVWRCAIRTRSGWKDVAPRRAENKSGNGYLRVTLHVPGQGLVQVMAHRLVYASLVGPVPADMQINHRDLDKRNNRPSNLEVVTGAGNIQHSYANGRVRPWSKKARAGEWRVGRALLTEEQVLAVRARRAAGARLKDISTEFGISTSHAHRLCAQRAP
- a CDS encoding DNA adenine methylase produces the protein MPRARDSRTSPPSSAFQHHTRIDCAHRGRHERRDWRCDWGKGAACAFPLGGWFGGKSRAAHLVWSAFGDVANYVEPFAGSLAVLLARPTPPGVETVNDLDTYLANFWRALRAAPDEVARHADWPVNEADLHARHRWLVAQGDFRQRMRQDPDFFDAKVAGWWVWGICQWIGSGWCSQPAWEEQASSGAEKTCGIATSEYSKRPMLDKPGRGIHQLSVRGTSTSEHAQRPSLNSSSVHARRVQSLSESATWAKRPSLARGGKGVHGLSQQIPMLKGDSGATGRGVLASGKRGGVLAWMQALAERLRHVRVCCGDWSRVLSPNVTERIGVTGVLLDPPYSDAADRDPSIYAEEDLQVAHRVREWALANGDNPRLRIALCGYEGEHGMPASWRCVAWKAPGGYAAARGNHENALRERIWLSPHCLAPADEPLRGLPLAVLLGGAA